One bacterium DNA segment encodes these proteins:
- a CDS encoding 2,4-dihydroxyhept-2-ene-1,7-dioic acid aldolase, translated as MRRNRFRELLDAGEPSLGTHLMSSLPAVFEIVGHCGFDYVEFEAEYSPLTLYDLENKGRAVDLFDHKSSVVKIDQQTRT; from the coding sequence ATGCGGAGAAACAGGTTTCGGGAGTTGCTTGACGCCGGTGAACCCAGCTTGGGAACTCACCTGATGTCGTCCTTGCCGGCGGTGTTCGAAATCGTGGGTCATTGTGGATTCGACTATGTCGAGTTCGAGGCCGAATACTCCCCGTTAACGCTCTACGATCTCGAGAACAAGGGCCGTGCGGTGGACCTGTTCGATCACAAGAGCAGTGTCGTGAAGATCGATCAGCAGACTCGTAC